A part of Capsicum annuum cultivar UCD-10X-F1 chromosome 6, UCD10Xv1.1, whole genome shotgun sequence genomic DNA contains:
- the LOC107873360 gene encoding BAG family molecular chaperone regulator 1 isoform X2, whose protein sequence is MMRMKTKTTGKPPVMNDSSVASENEWELRPSGMLVQKRNPESENRASPPTIRVRVKYQSIYHEINISSQATFGELKKMLMGPTGLRHQDQKLLYKDKERDDKTFLDIAGVKDKSKIVVIEDPISQEKRYLEMRKNAKVEKAAKTISDISLEVDRLARQVSALESVISKGGKVVEKDVINLTELLMNQLLLLDGIIAEGDIKVQRKNQIILKSHKNVNELWCLPFI, encoded by the exons ATGATGCGAATGAAGACCAAAACTACCGGAAAGCCACCGGTGATGAATGATAGTTCCGTTGCCAGCGAGAATGAGTGGGAGCTGAGGCCTAGTGGAATGCTGGTCCAGAAACGCAACCCGGAATCTGAAAATCGAGCTTCTCCACCTACTATTCGGGTTCGGGTCAAGTACCAGTCCATTTATCATGAGATCAATATCAGTTCTCAAGCAACATTTG GTGAATTGAAGAAGATGTTGATGGGACCAACGGGGTTGCGTCATCAAGATCAAAAGTTACTGTATAAAGATAAAGAGAGGGATGATAAAACATTTCTTGATATTGCTGGAGTGAAGGATAAATCCAAAATAGTTGTAATTGAAGATCCAATTAGCCAAGAAAAACGGTACCTCGAGATGAGAAAGAATGCTAAAGTGGAGAAGGCCGCAAAAACAATTTCAGACATCAGTTTGGAAGTCGATAGGCTGGCTAGACAG GTTTCTGCACTGGAATCTGTAATATCTAAAGGTGGGAAAGTTGTGGAAAAGGATGTGATAAATCTGACAGAGTTGTTGATGAATCAGCTGCTTCTACTGGATGGTATTATTGCTGAAGGTGATATAAAGGTGCAGAGAAAAAATCAG ATTATacttaaatcacacaaaaatgtTAATGAGCTGTGGTGCTTACCTTTTATTTGA
- the LOC107873360 gene encoding BAG family molecular chaperone regulator 3 isoform X1: MMRMKTKTTGKPPVMNDSSVASENEWELRPSGMLVQKRNPESENRASPPTIRVRVKYQSIYHEINISSQATFGELKKMLMGPTGLRHQDQKLLYKDKERDDKTFLDIAGVKDKSKIVVIEDPISQEKRYLEMRKNAKVEKAAKTISDISLEVDRLARQVSALESVISKGGKVVEKDVINLTELLMNQLLLLDGIIAEGDIKVQRKNQVRKVQKCVEVLDMLKIKNSMPTNNGNHNPKNRSPPAHQRQDYMYSNEQASSPVQHNLDGHSFENSPVQSKQQQQSRHSTSGSVVVTTQWETFDSMPAPLLDHFSSPTTTSSTCAAATQSRLSWDLL, from the exons ATGATGCGAATGAAGACCAAAACTACCGGAAAGCCACCGGTGATGAATGATAGTTCCGTTGCCAGCGAGAATGAGTGGGAGCTGAGGCCTAGTGGAATGCTGGTCCAGAAACGCAACCCGGAATCTGAAAATCGAGCTTCTCCACCTACTATTCGGGTTCGGGTCAAGTACCAGTCCATTTATCATGAGATCAATATCAGTTCTCAAGCAACATTTG GTGAATTGAAGAAGATGTTGATGGGACCAACGGGGTTGCGTCATCAAGATCAAAAGTTACTGTATAAAGATAAAGAGAGGGATGATAAAACATTTCTTGATATTGCTGGAGTGAAGGATAAATCCAAAATAGTTGTAATTGAAGATCCAATTAGCCAAGAAAAACGGTACCTCGAGATGAGAAAGAATGCTAAAGTGGAGAAGGCCGCAAAAACAATTTCAGACATCAGTTTGGAAGTCGATAGGCTGGCTAGACAG GTTTCTGCACTGGAATCTGTAATATCTAAAGGTGGGAAAGTTGTGGAAAAGGATGTGATAAATCTGACAGAGTTGTTGATGAATCAGCTGCTTCTACTGGATGGTATTATTGCTGAAGGTGATATAAAGGTGCAGAGAAAAAATCAG GTGAGGAAAGTGCAAAAGTGTGTTGAAGTACTAGATATGTTGAAGATAAAAAATTCAATGCCAACTAATAATGGAAATCACAATCCAAAAAACCGATCCCCCCCAGCTCATCAGCGTCAAGATTATATGTATTCGAATGAGCAGGCATCATCACCCGTTCAACATAATTTAGACGGGCATTCATTTGAAAATTCGCCGGTACAAAGCAAACAGCAGCAGCAATCGAGGCACTCGACCTCAGGGTCTGTTGTCGTAACCACACAATGGGAAACATTTGATTCCATGCCAGCGCCCTTGTTGGATCATTTCTCATCACCTACAACCACATCAAGCACCTGTGCTGCAGCTACCCAATCACGACTCAGTTGGGATTTGCTCTGA